AAGTAAATATCTGTTCATACCTGAGATACCTGTACACACCTGCATCAAAGACCTGAATGCATATACTATTCTAGAACACACCTGAGTCACCTGAATGCACCTAAACACACATGTTCCACCCCCATCACAACTCAACTTCCTTAAcgaaaaaaacacaagaacagaTGGAAAGCACCCCCTCAGGCAGGAAGGGAGAGAACAGCAATAACAGAGAAATCAATACTAATGATAATACAGATATGACCCAGGTTTGGGATCACAGCAAGTTCCGGCTTAAGGAAGCGCTACTTTTCAGTCTAcgtcaaggaaaagtggttatGAAAGACGAATTTCTTGATTATTCAGTCTCAGTGAACCCACCGTATGTTTACACAGGTGTAGACTTCACACAGACCCGCCGAAATCAAGAGCAGTATATGTAGTTATGTTTTTAACTGAAGATGTTTGTGGatgttcagtcatttattttatttttcataataataataaattgaaataattGAGAATGGGAGCTGAGAGGAACAGGAGACTGATCACATTTCTGCTTCTcccaacagactgaagactcAGGTCGAGGCcagaacagtcagaggaaaagtCTTCAAGCAACAAACTCAAAGTTCTTCAGCAACATATTCATGTGGTCAGTTTGATGTATGGACATGATTTAGAGGCCTCTGCTGAACAAAAACTAACTGGAGGACTAACAACAACTGATCTGACAGAAGTTCCTAACATTGtactaataataacaataaagctgatggctgaaatgtttccatttaTATGTCTGACAGTaaaccagatccatggaggcccaatcctgcaacccacaggaccagACACCATAGGACACTCCCAGAGATCATACAGAACTGAAAGCTGCTGTAGTTGGAGTTTATGAGGCTCCATCTCATCATGTTCAGGTACAGTTAACGTTATTTAATgttataattaatattattaacattaacatttgtttgATATTGATTATATGAGTTCAGGTTCCTGGTGGCTCCAAACACTGTTAATATACTGTCGACTCTTCATtcactcagaaacacaaacagtgtaaATCATTGTTTTCAAGCTGGCAGCTTGTTCTCTGCAGTAATATGTCAATAGTACGAACAAGTCTGAACCGTTCTCCATCAGGTCTGCTTCAAAAGTCAGGCTTCAGGTCGAGGTATGGATCTGAAGTAGGAGAAAGGTTAAAGTGTTACTTCagtttaaaaaatctttttagaaaaacatatacaaacatatatTGTGAATTTTGTAATTacaaatatcattattattcacatgttttttttcaacaaaCGTTTGAGGTAGAAACAAAGAAATTAGTTAACATGCTATTAGACAtgctttttaaatgacacatgGGTTTTGGTAACAGGAGTGAGAAACAAGAAACTGTCTTCTGCTTTGAAACctataaaaaattaaaaacagttgcTGAAATCGACCATAACACATTctgaatagtgtgtgtgtgaatatgtgtgttaCTAGAGTTGCAAGAAGcaaattgagagagagaaaacctcTCTTCATTTATCTAACTTATTAAAGAACGAGCTCTGAACTCACAGGTGAAGTCAGTTGAAAACGTTCTACAGTTACTCACAGCCCTCAGGTTGATGTGCAAGTGGCCCTCTacctcaaaaacagaaaatcttgtCTCTTATAGCTCCTATAGTCAATGCCTTTTTGGCTGAGATACAGAATACCACAACAAATAATGATGCAATTAGTGTTGCAAAAGGAATATTTTGCAACACTAGTGATCATACAATGTCATTATGTCTTTATAACTCCCGCAGGGGTTAATCATCACTGTACAACACAAGAATTcatagacattttttttaaattcacattttctataGTACTGTGCACTGTCTTAGGCCACCAATAGCTTTGTTGTTTTAGCAAAGTTTTAATGACCAcccttgtttattttctgtgtctttattaagatacaaactgaaaatacagGAGATATGtacacagaattttaaaaaaaaaatcagaacaaAACGGCTTCTACAGGCAAAAGCACATATTGAACTCTTTTGAGGAGACTGTCTTGAGGTTTTCTGAAGTGATCATCTGGTATATTATATTAGGCTTCTTTTAGCACTTCCCAGATTTGCCTTttatgtctttctctgtccaggTGATCCCATACTGCCTCTATAATATTCAGGTCTAGACTCTGTGGAGGCCAGTTCatgactgtctgtgttttatcagctgttcttctctccAAATATGATTGCACTTGAATACCACATCTTGAGTATCCAGTTTGTTTGTGGATTTCCCTTTGAGAGTGGCCTGGCTGATGCAAAACAATGTCTGTCAAATTCTGTGATCCATGGCATTGAAAGGTGGTCTTATATTTCCAAGTTTCAAATGAGTTAAACTTATACATGTGTAGGTAATGCTCAAGCATGTCTTGCACAAACCTGGTGTAATATGCCCTTTTCACAGCAGTCATTTGGACATGAAATAGTAGGACAAATACAGGTGTTAGCAATGACATTAATTAGGGTTCCTTTCCATTTAGATTCAAGAGAGCCAGGTTAGTgctacttttttctgtttgaataCTGCATACACATTTCCTGTATTTCCTGATTGTATTctaataaagagagaaataattaTATATGACCATTATAGTATtgctaaaacaacaaatttaatGGATCTAAAGACCTGCACAGTATTGTATCTTTTGGAAACATTTGGATGGCCTCTCTGATTTCAGAAGgttaaaaattattttagatGATTATACTGAATCTTTCTGAGTTTATAAGCCACATGAATTCCACTGTATATCCTTCTCATGACCTTGAGAATGTGGAGGCTGCTGCTTCATTGCAACAGTTTTTAGTTTGTAGTTTGCTTATTGTGCAAACAAGAAAAGTTTCCACATGTTCACtcaacaatttcaacaaaaacttgtgtaagcagttttttttttttttagcaaaaacaGATTGACTCCTTTTCTGTTCTACTTGCCAACAAACAAACTTTTCACCCTGATTACAGTTTTAACCAGTGGCATCAGTAAACCGTATTTCTATTGACCAACTCAAAAACCCTCTTGTAAACCAGTACCACCACAATTTGCCAGAGTGAGAGTATGAAAGGAAAACCTCAAATGTCAGCTGAAAACCACAAATTTATGCAGGTGGTATCAAGTGTGACCTGAAAGTGCCACTTCGTAATAGTGATGTCATCATGCCCAACAACTACCATCTGAACCCTGAGGTCATTACCTTGCTTAGAAATTCATAAAGATGATGCCTGTGCGGAAGAGTACAAGGCTTTCATGAAAGATGCAATTTCCCAGGGTCATGCAGAGAAGGTGCCATCAAAGGATCATCACTCAACAAGCAGACTTGGCCAACTCTCTTCTAGGTGTCCTGCTGAGGTTCTACCAGGAACAGATTGCAATCATGACAGATGAATGGATGTCCCACCAAGTTCAAGATCATGAGGAGGATTCAAACTTCCTGAGATTTCTGTGGTGGCCAGATGGTGACACAAGCCAAAGTTTAGAACAATATCGAATGAAAATGCACCTGTCCAGGGCCATCTATTCCCCAAGCTGTACTAATTTTGTTCTGCAAAAAACTGTAGTTAGACAGACAATTTGATGCAATCACAGTTGACACCATTAAACCAAATGTTTATGTTGATGACTGCCCTAAATCCatagcaacagagagagaagcttgTCAAGAATCTCAGTGAACTGTGTGCTAAAGGAGGATTTAAACTAACAAAGTGGGTTAGCAATAGCCATGTTGTCCTGGCTGCTATGCCAGAGGAACACAAAGCCAAGCACATTAGAAACCTGGACCTGGGCAGAGAAAAGCCACCTGTGGAAAGGGCTCTTGGGATGTTTTGGAATattgaaaatgacacatttggATTCCAGATTACAATCAGAAACAGGTGTCTCACCAGATGAGCTATACTTTCTACTGTTAGGACATTTTATGACCTGCTAGGTCTTGCTGCCCCCTGTGTACTAAAAGCAAAACAGATTCTCAGAGATCTTTGCAAGGCTAAGTGTGGATGGGATACAACCATCCCTGGTGAAGTCTCCAAACCATATGAAAAATGGTTGACTGAACTGGGACAACTTAAGCATTTCAAGGACAGCAGATGTCTGAATCTTGGGGATTTTGGCCAAGTGGAAATAATACAGTTGCACACTTTTGTGATGCAACTGCATTAAAGTGAGGTTGGACCACTTTGAAAAGTTGGGGTGTAAACTTCACTTGCCTTACTAGCCATGAAGGTCCTTGGTTTTAGGATGGATTTTAAAGACCCTAAGTTCACCGTGTTCTAGTTAAAACTATAACCAGTGCTCTACAGAGACCTGTCAGTGAACTGTGTCCACTCCTGTTTAAGGAATTTTGTAATAATGATTACAGTATCAAAATATGTTTGTACTGTTAACATGTAAGTTGTACTTGACCAAGGCAGTTTGTCGGcattgtgaaatgttgttgctgTAATACTTATCAAGAGTGTGTGAGCCTTATATTCATCTGTTGATGTTggactgtttgttttaaactaaatacatatatgtgtatttgtagATGGACAGAGAAGTGTGACATCACTGAGCCTTCTGTAGATATAAGTAGTGAAGCTGAGAGAGTTTGTCAGACTGAAGgagaagcagcagtttgtctctgtttcctctgaaggTGAAGACACAACATCTCTTCAGTTTGACCTGCAGGTGAGTTCAGACAGGTGAGCATCCCACCAACAGACATCACACATGACTTAGATGTAGTGTGAACATTAATATCATCAGCTCCTCCAGGGTCTCACACAGGTCCTCTGTGATTTttacaaatcaaaatgtcttgGTCAAAAGCTATATTTCCAAAATAGGCTGAGATAAAGTTTGTGGCTGATTTTTGATATCGCAGTAAATTGCACTAAATTTAAATTGCACAGTAAATTTACTGACTGAACTCTGGTTTCTTCTGTTCTtatttgactgtgttttcatggcttCCAGACAGATCCACATCAGGACTTTGATCACCTCATTTCAGCAGAAACCTGACAATGAAGGTAAGTTGTACTGAAACATCACTCCATAAAGGTGCCTTTTACCATATGCAGAGGGAAACAGTCCTGTCTCTgtatcacacagagagaggctgggACACACAGTAGACCAGTTTGCAGTGGGGACAGTTGATTATTTGCCTGGTGTGGCTACAGGCACTGAGGGCTGCTGGTGACTCTAACAAtgctgtttgactttgtgcACTGAGATTTGACTGCAGCTAAAGAGGAGCATTATATTTACTCAACACTTGAGTCAGAAACGCGAACACAGCAAAAAAGGTGGAAAAAGTCCAACAGCTACATTGGACAAATACAAAACCAGAACATCCACAATTTTACAAGTTGACCTAACGCACAACTTTATGTTTTACACACAGTTTAATTCAGATGATAATCTAACTGTTCTACTCATGTTGCTTTTACACTGTTCAACTTGTTTGTATGAGCTGTATCTATGCTTGCTCTGTGGAGAAAGCCCAGGTTTATCACAATGACTCTAGATGAGTCCTGCTGCTTTCATGCTAATCTTCTCAAAGATTCCTGAACCTttctcacactgtttctgtaTGGTCCCTCACTCCTCAGTTTTCCCACATCATGCCACGAAAACTAGAACTcaacatgataaaaatgtaaaggttTCAAACCTTACCCCAAGTCTAGATGACGACATCTCCTCTGTTCCAGATGATTccactcctcatcctcctctttgctCCGCTGTTGATCAGCGGTGATGCGCTCACCTACCCGATGGACTGCAGCGACATCCACAAACAAAACCAGAGCAAACCCAGTGGAGTGTACACCATCTATCCTGTTGGAGGAAGGTCTGCTGTCCAGGTACACTTCACCTGTCTGGGACACATCTGCTTTCATGTTTAgatgataaaaatgttgttcTGAGATGAGTCGTCACCATGTGGAGACAATGATCGTCTCTGACAGCAACACAGTCAACAAGCACAGATACAAGTGGATATAGTTTTAGcatcagcagcagtagtagtacaGGTTGTACTACATTTTGATGTAGATTCAGCTGAAGGATCACATTAACTAAtgaatgtctttgtgtgtaggtgtactGTGACATGGAGTCAGTTGGAGGAGGGTGGACGGTGAGTACTTCATCAAGTCTCAGCTGAGTGGTTTTCACtacaaacacttcctgttggACTGTCACAATAAATCTCATacctgtaaaaacactgttttggaAACATGACCTGTCCCCCAGGTGTTCCAGAGGAGGATGGACGGCTCAGTGAACTTCTACAGGCCCTGGGACCAGTACAAGTTCGGCTTTGGTAGCGCTACTGGAGAGTACTGGCTCGGTGAGAAACTGATCCAAACAGTCATGAGACTACATGAAACTCAGtgtgataaaatacaaatataaaactcTACTGTGTAAATCCAGAAACAGGACTGTGACAAAGTTTGTAACTCAAGTCTTCACATCAGTTTTCTTCATCAATCTCAGTGACAAAGTTTTCATTGAATTATGGACAGATCTCAACAAAATGTTAATCTGTACtcagtttgtaaatgtgtgtgtgtgtgcaggtcttAAAAACATCCACTCCCTgacaaatgagagaaaaaacgAGCTGCTGGTCGACATGGAGGACTTTGATGGAAAGAAAGTGTTTGCTCGGTACTCCTCGTTCTCTGTTGGTACAGAATGTGACGGATACAAACTGCAAGTGTCTGGATTCATCGATGGAGGGGCGGGTGAGTTAAAAGGAGAAGTTAGAGCACAAGGACACATGAACAGTTGTTACCACTGTCACTGAACAGACAAAGATAAACCAGCTTTGAGTCTACAGACAGATCTGAGGTCCACCCAGACCCCAGTTTATAAAAGAGTCGTTCAGTCGGATAAAGTTCTGTACTGAAGTTCTGTACTCTGTAATGATCATTTCAGGAGCACTGAAAGCTGCTGGGAGTAGAATTATTTCTGTGATAGAGCCACTTagagtgaaaatgtttcagtccTACACATGAGGAGCTTTCAGCTGAGCTTTAGTATCTGATCTGAGCTCAGACTCTGACGTCTAGAAGTTGAGTTGTTGAAGCAGCTCTGAAAGCTGCAGTAGTAACAGCAGTAACAGGACCTGGTAAAGTGGTAGCACTGTAAGTAATGATAACACTTACAGTAGTTAGAATATAATAATCTATATAACACCTTTCAAAGGCCAgctacaaagtgctttacaagaCAAATCcaaattaaagacaaacaaaagaaaacaaaacaattaaaaattatAGCAAAGCAATttaggagggaaaaaagagtaTATGTGctgcaaatgagaaaaaacaaacatttttaaatggttaaaaataatcaataaagaaCTAAAAGAACCAAGAGAATGACCatgtgtgttaaatgttttttcagtaGTGACTTAAATGTTGTAAGAGAAAATTTCAGTAATGTGATTATACACCTGTGATTCTGTAGGAGACTCCCTGAGTTATCACAATGAACAGAAGTTCTCCACCTTCGACAAAGACCAGGACTCTTCAAGCTCCAACTGTCCCAAAATACGTCTGGGGGCGTTCTGGTACAAGAGCTGTCACTATGCAAACCCCAACGGTGTTTATCGCTGGGGGGCTGATGACAGTATAGATTATCTTGGAGTGGAATGGTACTACTGGAAGGGCTGGAACTACTCCCTGAAGGCCATCAGCATGAAGATCCGTCCTGTGCAGTAAATCTCCAGGACCAGCAGAATATCAGATGttgatctctttctctcttttctctcatctctggTGTAATCTCACATAATCAGTAGAATCAAACAGACACATAGACTCTGATCAGATGCTAATAGCTGCATTAACTTCCAACAGTTTGTTAAAACATGAATCAATAGTTGACATAAACATTTCCAGCTTAGATAAAGTCagagtttgactgtgtgtgtgagcagctgctgtgtgtaaaGTCTTGTGTCAAACAGCTGTTGGTGTAGAGAAGTGATTGGACCGGTGGCTCTCCTATACTACTCAGTTTCAACACAACCTTTGGTGGAGGTTTGAACCCTGATGTGAATCATTATCTGCTGgacaatgacaataaatcagaagcaaagcaaaaacatgaagAGACCTGATGTCCTCActttgtcctctgtgtctgtctggttcTCTGTTGCTTTACCTCCTGATGACACATTGCTGCCCTCTACTGGTTACACTGACAAACTACAACTATACCTTCTTCACATAATACACATATTCATACCTAATATTCTGAGAGGTATGAATACTGGTATTAATAGTCATTTTGATGTTAATACTCTCCAAACATAAACTCAGTTACAAAACCAGatctttttttcaaattcagaaATGGAATTGGATGGAGTTTCCTCTTGACTGTTACAGCAATTTCCACAATGtcaaataaaccaataaaacaaatctaaatTTCACCACAGGAGGCAACTGCAGCCTCAGCCCTGCTTGATCCGGAACTGGTTACTGGAAACGTTAATCGTCTTTTGAACAAGATGCTGATTTGGACCAATGGCCCCTAACCAGCAGACCCAAAAGAACCTGAGAGAACAGGTAAGGGAGACACAGAGTCACATGGGAAGTCCTTGGGCTGTAAACTGTTCATTCAACTGTGCAACATATCACATGCAGTTATTTTAATCAATGGTCCCTGATACATATTGATGTGTCATGAATAAGCTAAATAATGTGCAGACTGGTCTTGATGTGATAGCTCCTCCATGTTCTAAAAGGAGTTAGCAACTATCGCACACACTTTTAGGTTCCAGATGTTTCTACACATATGATCAAATACAAGGAGCTTTATCTGATCCCAGATCAGTTCAACCACTGAGTGACTTCTGCAGGTGAGGGAGTTaaactgttattgttgttactAAATTGCTAATAGTCAGTGATATGGAAGACATTAATTTATTTCCTTTAGTTTGATGTGTCTGTCCTCACTGCCTCCTGAAGCAGCTCAGAATCTGATAGATGGTATCAAGCGCTTTGTACATCTCATCTGCTTTTTTGGCTCCTGGAATAACAAGAAGTTAAAATCAGAAATTCAACTCTTTCAAAAAAAGGATGATAGAATCAGGAAAGGACACAAATGAGGGGATTTTAGATGACAGGATAGTGCAATGGGTgttcaaatatcaaaataatcTCATAAAGGAACACTAGAACTACATAGAAGACTTGAACCTGCTCAGGGATGGCACATCACCTGAAGGGCCCCCTAGAACTTCCTCAACAACAGCAGTATCGTCAGGACCTCTAAAATCTCTTAAATAACACTAGGTCCACCTAAAAGGACCACTAATAGCTCTCTGGTGATCGATAGAACCACCCAAAGGAAAACTGGAAGTCCCTGGTGACTTCTAAAACCTCTTAAAAGAACACCACAACTAACTAAAGAACCTCTAGAAGCTCATCAGTTATTCTAAGAGCAATTTACAGGATCCCTTAAACCTAATCAAAAGCATTAGAACTACCCAAATGGACACTAACACTAGAAGAAACACAGATGGGACCTCTACAACTCCCAGGATGCCTAGAATCTCCTCAGTGCCCACTAGAACTTC
The nucleotide sequence above comes from Lates calcarifer isolate ASB-BC8 unplaced genomic scaffold, TLL_Latcal_v3 _unitig_1835_quiver_1176, whole genome shotgun sequence. Encoded proteins:
- the LOC108890935 gene encoding microfibril-associated glycoprotein 4 — protein: MKMIPLLILLFAPLLISGDALTYPMDCSDIHKQNQSKPSGVYTIYPVGGRSAVQVYCDMESVGGGWTVFQRRMDGSVNFYRPWDQYKFGFGSATGEYWLGLKNIHSLTNERKNELLVDMEDFDGKKVFARYSSFSVGTECDGYKLQVSGFIDGGAGDSLSYHNEQKFSTFDKDQDSSSSNCPKIRLGAFWYKSCHYANPNGVYRWGADDSIDYLGVEWYYWKGWNYSLKAISMKIRPVQ